TCTTCTGAGCTTAAATTCCCATCACAGTTTTCGTCTAttaaagaagagaaagaagttcgtcttttagtgAAAAGAGCCACTATTAAAATTAGTATTTCAATAGAATATCAATTTGGAGCTCATATTAgttaaaaaacaataatatatactGTTGTGGAGAAAAACAAGTTTGGTTTACTCTTGCGGTGTTATAAACAAAACATGAAGTTTATACAAGCTATAGAGTGTTTTCTAGGACTTTATTAGAGGACAGTTGATCCAATACTATCCTGAGAATATTATTGAGACCTTGAGCGATTTCTTCAGCTTGATATGGTTTTCCCAACTGAGGAACATGAACGAAGAGGCACCTGCCTTCACCGTGGCAGAGAGATGTGTAATAGATGTACTCACAGCAAtaactgaaatgaaaaatatatttaagttCAATTCTATGAAAAATCGTAGCAGCAGACGATGTAATTCTGGTGAAATTTACTAGTATCATAAAAGTCTTGCTGTATAGCTTATCAAACTATACGAAGAGACTTTCAAAGCATGGAATTTCATTCTAATATTCCTTGAACAGTTGAGAATGGGTTTAACATATTTGAATATTCCAAAAGTTGAACTGTTTTTGAAGCCTAGTTAAATCtgaaaatacttgaaatttcataattaaagtGTTTTTAATAAGCATAGTaatgtattataataatgatatatgATACACTTGTAACATTAAAATATttagttaataatattttaaaatatttttttcaaaacttataTAAAACACAACTAATCTCGGCTTCGAAGTAGCCCTATTGAACTATTTAATTAGTAACAGCAGTTACATAAATAATGGTTTGCGTCCATGTTCATTACATTGATGATAATTCGTATAGTAATTGAACAAGAATTAAAActcatgatgaaaaaatagatttttcacTAAATGAGGGGAACATGAAGATAAAACATAGTTATTTGACACTACATTACCTTCCAGCATCAgttgagatactagttttgaCATTTGATTTCATATCATTCATCTGCGTGCATAAGTCAATTACATCAACTTTTGAATGCAGGACTTCTTCAAGACCAAATTTGCAAGCTTCCCCGCATGGAATTTGGCCATCAACATCTCTGCGATTGTAGCCCTTCAGCTTCGCACATCGTTCAATAGTCAAATTATTCGC
The sequence above is drawn from the Nilaparvata lugens isolate BPH chromosome 2, ASM1435652v1, whole genome shotgun sequence genome and encodes:
- the LOC111048960 gene encoding pyroglutamyl-peptidase 1, with the translated sequence MLKSQKNLQDDPHSCSDKPKRNVIVTGFGPFFGHSVNASWESVKLLPNIFEDDSINLIVEEIPVTYCAIEETIPKLWKEYDPIFVIHAGVSSLANNLTIERCAKLKGYNRRDVDGQIPCGEACKFGLEEVLHSKVDVIDLCTQMNDMKSNVKTSISTDAGSYCCEYIYYTSLCHGEGRCLFVHVPQLGKPYQAEEIAQGLNNILRIVLDQLSSNKVLENTL